In Anaerolineae bacterium, one genomic interval encodes:
- a CDS encoding ABC transporter substrate-binding protein produces MLSDKLSRRGFLHFSGLATTAALAAACAPSAATPTLAPTEPPAATPEATAAVTPTAAPEETPAPTPAEARYSEAPMLAQQVQAGTLPPVEERLPVDPMVIEAIQEPGQYSDTWRRAETNPGHVAARLGAEPLVTWARDAQTIIPNLASRWEVSEDGTEYTFYLRQGVRWSDGEPFTADDIMFWYEDVLLNEELSPAFPAWMIAGGERAVVEKVDDYTVKFIYAVPSGLALDNLAFSGNAILNYPRHYLERFHINYADEDELNRMVSERGFESWFQLFGAEVNPRDNPALPTVRPWKMVTENWTTTATAERNPYYWKVDTEGKQLPYFDRIFWNIVGSVDLIPLRVVSGEVDMQAMYIGFPNYTLLMENREAGDYEVRLWDPGLSGSTMFVNQTRTGDDEMRELLRQRDFRIALSKAINRDEFNELFYFGLSQNVLALYPQSVAEDPEIQNHFVYDVDEANRLLDSLGLDQRDGEGMRLLPSGRQLTLRLFGHAAYPVHRDVAEVEGQFLGEVGIRTTIEFVAGELWTPRLQQSDYDILCYDADYAPGNLFWLAYPRAIFPVELSTYWASLWGWYYATNGQNGEPPEGEAAQLVDLWEQVKITVDRAERQALVDEGFRVQATNLWTIPIFGGDIAPCVVKNGVRNVPEVGSLAWPVYSPKLYNPEHFYRQQA; encoded by the coding sequence ATGCTATCGGACAAGCTATCACGCCGTGGGTTCCTTCACTTCTCCGGTCTGGCCACTACTGCGGCCCTGGCAGCTGCGTGCGCTCCCTCGGCGGCCACGCCTACGCTGGCCCCCACCGAGCCACCTGCTGCCACGCCGGAGGCTACCGCGGCTGTGACTCCGACCGCGGCACCGGAAGAGACGCCGGCTCCCACGCCGGCAGAGGCCCGTTACTCGGAAGCACCGATGCTAGCCCAGCAGGTGCAGGCTGGCACCCTTCCACCGGTGGAAGAGCGGCTGCCCGTGGACCCGATGGTCATCGAGGCCATTCAGGAGCCGGGGCAGTACTCCGACACCTGGCGTCGGGCGGAGACCAACCCCGGCCACGTGGCTGCCCGGCTGGGCGCTGAACCGCTGGTCACCTGGGCCCGCGACGCCCAGACCATCATCCCCAACCTGGCCTCGCGATGGGAGGTAAGCGAGGACGGCACCGAGTACACCTTCTACCTCCGGCAGGGGGTGCGCTGGTCCGACGGGGAGCCCTTCACCGCCGACGACATCATGTTCTGGTACGAGGACGTGCTCCTGAACGAGGAGCTGAGTCCCGCGTTCCCGGCCTGGATGATAGCCGGCGGGGAGCGGGCTGTGGTGGAGAAGGTGGACGACTACACCGTCAAGTTCATCTACGCCGTGCCGTCGGGGCTGGCGCTGGACAACCTCGCTTTCAGCGGCAACGCCATCCTGAACTACCCCCGCCATTACCTGGAACGGTTCCACATCAACTACGCTGACGAGGACGAACTGAACCGGATGGTGAGCGAGCGGGGCTTCGAGTCCTGGTTCCAGCTCTTCGGTGCCGAGGTCAACCCTAGGGACAACCCGGCTCTTCCCACCGTTCGGCCCTGGAAGATGGTAACCGAGAACTGGACCACCACGGCCACAGCCGAGCGCAACCCCTACTACTGGAAAGTGGATACCGAGGGCAAGCAGTTGCCCTACTTCGACCGCATCTTCTGGAACATCGTCGGCAGTGTAGACCTCATCCCGCTTCGCGTGGTCTCGGGCGAGGTCGACATGCAGGCCATGTACATCGGGTTCCCCAACTACACCCTCCTCATGGAGAACCGCGAGGCGGGCGACTACGAGGTGCGCTTGTGGGACCCGGGCCTGAGTGGGAGCACCATGTTCGTGAACCAGACCCGCACCGGCGACGACGAGATGCGGGAGCTTCTCCGCCAGCGTGACTTCCGCATCGCCCTCTCCAAGGCCATCAACCGGGACGAGTTCAACGAGCTCTTCTACTTCGGCCTGTCCCAGAACGTGCTCGCTTTGTATCCCCAGTCAGTGGCGGAGGACCCGGAGATCCAGAATCACTTCGTCTATGACGTGGACGAAGCCAACCGGTTGCTCGACAGCCTCGGGTTGGACCAGCGCGATGGGGAGGGCATGCGTCTCCTGCCCTCGGGGCGTCAGCTCACGTTGCGGCTTTTCGGGCATGCGGCTTACCCCGTGCACCGAGACGTGGCCGAGGTGGAGGGCCAGTTCCTAGGCGAGGTGGGTATTCGCACTACCATCGAGTTCGTGGCCGGCGAGCTGTGGACGCCGCGGCTTCAGCAGAGTGACTACGACATCCTCTGCTACGATGCTGACTACGCGCCCGGCAACCTGTTCTGGCTGGCCTACCCTCGCGCTATCTTCCCGGTGGAGCTGAGCACCTACTGGGCCTCGCTCTGGGGCTGGTACTACGCCACCAACGGGCAGAACGGGGAACCGCCCGAAGGCGAGGCGGCGCAACTGGTGGATCTGTGGGAGCAGGTCAAGATCACGGTGGACCGGGCCGAGCGCCAGGCTCTCGTGGATGAGGGCTTCCGCGTTCAGGCCACCAACCTGTGGACCATCCCCATCTTCGGAGGGGACATCGCTCCTTGTGTGGTGAAGAACGGCGTACGCAATGTGCCGGAGGTGGGCTCGCTGGCGTGGCCGGTGTACTCGCCCAAACTCTACAACCCCGAGCACTTCTACCGGCAGCAAGCCTGA